The DNA region GCGGAATGGGCTTTACCCGCTCTAATTCAGCAATCATCGCCGGTTCTACCAGTAGCCTGGCATGAAATATTTTCTGCTTAATAGCCTCATCGAAGTTGTCAGCAACCGCTCCGACAAAATGTCCCTGCGACAAATTTGAGATTTTTGATTCGGGTATCACCGAATCCAGATTCTCGGAAATAGACAAGTTAGTATCCCGTTCCGTGAACGAGAGTGAGTGTCTAACCTGTTTATTTTTCCCAAACCGACTGGACATGGTCTTAGCCGTTTCACCTAGTACCTGACCCGAAAACACATTTCCGATCGTATTGAAGATGGTAGTAGCCTCCTTGTCGCCGTAATCACGTTTTAACTGGCTCAGGTCCTGCAAGCCCAAACAGGTGGACACCTTGTTACTCCGTGCGGTCGCAATCAGGTTGTCTAACCCCCGGAAATAAATAGTGGGTAACTCGTCGATGATCAGTGACGATTTTAACCTGCCTTTCTTGTTGACGAGCTTGATCAGCCTGGCGTTGAAGAGACCCAGTGCAGCTCCATACACTTCCTGACGTTCCGGGTTATTGCCTACACATAGCACTTTGGGGTCGTCCGGATTGTTAATGTCCAGGCTAAAATCATTACCCGTCATAACCCAGTAAAGCGCCGGGCTGGAGAGTCGAGAAAGTGGTATCCGCGCAGAAGCAATCTGACCCTCTAATTGCTCATAAGCCTCATTTCTGAGGGCACTCGCGAAGGGCTTAAGTAGGTTTTCAATTTCGGGTTCCGATTGTAGGATTGGGAAGAGCTCGCGGTATTCAGCCCCGGCAAATTCAATGACATGGGGAAACGTGCAGTAGCGTTGACCGTCGTCTGTCAACCCCTGCTGAGCCAAACCTCGCAATCGACGCTCATCGTATTTTTTGAGGTACCAGATAACGGCCGTTAGAAAGTTCATTGGCGACTCCACGAAGAAGTCGCCTTGTTTCTGAATCCACGATTTATTGAGGTTCAAAAGAATGGTTCGAGCTGCTTCCTGTGCGTCAATAATATCAGACATCAGCTCTGGCAGCAATGGGTTACACCGGTTCGAGCGCCGAGGATCATCAAAGTTGATGACGTAAAATGTCGGCATCCGTTTGAACGCCCGACGATTTTTCTGTAAATAATGGTAGGCGATATTTGACAGATCGGGAAATTTGTAATCGTAGATGTACATGGTAAACCCCTTTTCAAGATGTTGCCGTATGAAGTTATTTACTACAGCAAACGACTTTCCTGACCCAGGCGTACCCATGACTAACGTTGCCCGAAACGGATTGACTACGTTTACCCACCCCTTCCGAAACTTCTTCTTCACATGGTATTCTGTTGGAATATTGACCGAGTATTCATTCTGTTTCAACTCTGCCTCCTGCTCGAACGACTCGTTTTCGTCATTGAACGCATCTTCTCCAATCTTCACACCTAGAATCTGATTTGCGTAACTGCCTGCCTTGATCAGCAGCAAATAGCCGATCAGCGTTGTTACTAAGTAAGCTCCGTTACGGGCCTCAGCTGACAGCCACGCCACCCGAAGAAGTTTTCCATTCAACAATAACAATGCCCCGCCAATAATACTGGCCCAGGTAACATGTGCCCAGGTTACGTTTAGCTGCTTACGCGTTTTGTTACCAAACGTCCATATTCCGAGTAGCAATAAGGCGGCTAGCTTGGAATAAATGGGGTGTGAAAAAAGGTGGGTTGCCCGGTCAATACTCAATATGAATCGGTCCAGTAGGGCAAAGCTGAACCCTATTGATTGTAGCGTGTCGTAGCAGAAGAAATACAGATGAAACCCAATCAGTGCTAGCGACATGAATAGGAGCATGTTAAGAATGCCCCTATACTCTTTGTCCTGCGTTCCCATTTGACGTTGACTTAGCGATTAATATTGAACAAACTTGTTTCTATCGCTAATATATGATTTATATTATTTTCATCAACACTATGTCTCCAAGTGCTAAATTTGGCTCATACAGGTACACAACAAGCCTCGCTCCATATAAATAATATATTATTTGTTCACATACGGCGAATCTTTTTTGTCAGATTTTTTTTCTGCTTTTTCTTCACTTTACCCTGAACTTGCTCCTCTCCCGCTGGTTTTTCTGGCAGCCCTGCAGTCTGATCCAATACTACTGAGATTTTCGTTTGCTTCTCGCTTTTCTCCTCAACCACCTTGTTCTTACTTTGGACGGTCGTTGATTCCGTGAACCTTGTAGCTTCTCGTTTATGTGCCCTTGTCTCACTCGTAGCAACTAGGTTTTGTTTTCGAACGATAGAATCTTGAGGACTTTGGCTTACTGGTTTCGACTTTTCAACAGGTTTGCGCTCTGTCTGCTCTGAAAAGTTTTTCACCAACACTTCTCTGCTGAATTGCTTTTCTAACTCAGTTTCGTGTATAACAGCTCTGGTCTGGTTGCGTATGTAGAGGTAAGCTCCATCCGTTTCTCGTATTTCGATGCTGAGTTGGCGTAACGTCTGTTTAAACTCGGTCTCTGTCAAGCTTCGGTAAAGGGCTAATCGCTTTTCAATCAGGCTTTCTACTACTCTACACTCTTTTTTGTGTTGATCTTCTCGATTTGAGAATAGCTCTGTTAACCTAGCATATGTTGGTCGACTTGGCAGATTGCTTGCTTTTATGGGTCGATTATCAGCACCCCCAGAGTTAACATGTTGGTAAGTGATTCCTGATTGGCTACGCCCAGCTTTCGTATTCATTACAATCCCTTCACAACTCAAGTATTGCTTGAAGCTGTTCACCGATCCGAATGAGTACGTCTCCAATGTCCTTTTTACCTTCTCGTCAACTGTCAGCCTGGTCGAATGTTGTTCAGCACCTAACTCCTCCCCAACCCTACCTGGCTCTCTAGTCACGAATGGGCGTTCGGCCTGCACCAAACCGTATTTCGTTTCGAGTCGACGACGTACTTTTTGCAAACGGTTTTTGATGAATGTATCCGTGATTTTACGCCCTTCTGCATCCACCGCAACGCTCACCACGTGAATATGCGGGTGTTTCGTATCATAATGCTGGTACATCAGATAAGGCTGTTTACCAAACCCTATTTCCCTCATTACCTCACCCCCTATGGCTTGCAGTTGATCGACTGCTACCACTTCTTTGGGATGAAAAGCAACGGCTAAATGCACCGATGGTTTTTGAATGCTAGGATTGAGACGTGCATACTGTTCGAGCAGTTGAAGCCTGAACCGCGCATATTTTTGGGCCTTCTCATTATCGGGGTAGTTGGCGATTTGGATACGCTCAGCCTCTCCCTGCTCCACTTTCTGCTCATTGTACCGGAACGCTCCTGCTACATCTTTTCCAGTCAAGATTCGTATAACCATGCTGTGATCTGTTCAATGGTTTCCTGAATCCTAAGAAGCTCTTCGCTTAGCTTATTGCCAACAATAGACTGGGCTTCCTCCTTCCGATCTTCTTCGATTATCTCAGAGATCAGCTGCAATTGGCGTCCCCTTTCCTGTAAATTGATGATGATTGTCAGTAGCAATTCATCTGGTTTCGGTCCCCTGCTTTGCTTGTCTGACAACAATATTTGCTTGAGAAATTGAGCAAACGCGAGCTTACTGCCTGCTTTCATTTGCACATATTTTGCCTGTATTTGACTATTCTCAATAGGAGTTACCCAGCAGTTAAGTTTGATAGTTGATCTCTCTGAGTCGATTTTAGGAGGTCTTCCCCCTCTACGTTGGCCTGTTTTTCTGTTTTCCACCTTTGCGTTGTACGCTGCGTACAGTTGATTTTCAACTTATTTTCCATTCTGTTCTGAGTGAGAATGAAAGCAGGGCAGTTTCGCGGGTAGCAAAACACATCTTGCAAATACGTCCTAGTGAGGTGTTATGTATTCAGATGGCCGGTACAAATATGCTTCTGTTCTATCTTTTATCAAAGTGACGTTGTTGTGCTTAATACAA from Spirosoma oryzicola includes:
- the mobC gene encoding conjugal transfer protein MobC, with protein sequence MGTQDKEYRGILNMLLFMSLALIGFHLYFFCYDTLQSIGFSFALLDRFILSIDRATHLFSHPIYSKLAALLLLGIWTFGNKTRKQLNVTWAHVTWASIIGGALLLLNGKLLRVAWLSAEARNGAYLVTTLIGYLLLIKAGSYANQILGVKIGEDAFNDENESFEQEAELKQNEYSVNIPTEYHVKKKFRKGWVNVVNPFRATLVMGTPGSGKSFAVVNNFIRQHLEKGFTMYIYDYKFPDLSNIAYHYLQKNRRAFKRMPTFYVINFDDPRRSNRCNPLLPELMSDIIDAQEAARTILLNLNKSWIQKQGDFFVESPMNFLTAVIWYLKKYDERRLRGLAQQGLTDDGQRYCTFPHVIEFAGAEYRELFPILQSEPEIENLLKPFASALRNEAYEQLEGQIASARIPLSRLSSPALYWVMTGNDFSLDINNPDDPKVLCVGNNPERQEVYGAALGLFNARLIKLVNKKGRLKSSLIIDELPTIYFRGLDNLIATARSNKVSTCLGLQDLSQLKRDYGDKEATTIFNTIGNVFSGQVLGETAKTMSSRFGKNKQVRHSLSFTERDTNLSISENLDSVIPESKISNLSQGHFVGAVADNFDEAIKQKIFHARLLVEPAMIAELERVKPIPPGAEFAQISDHQLSYMLETNYNGVKKEISALIQSEIERLTNDPALKHLVENLQPKDE
- a CDS encoding relaxase/mobilization nuclease domain-containing protein; translation: MVIRILTGKDVAGAFRYNEQKVEQGEAERIQIANYPDNEKAQKYARFRLQLLEQYARLNPSIQKPSVHLAVAFHPKEVVAVDQLQAIGGEVMREIGFGKQPYLMYQHYDTKHPHIHVVSVAVDAEGRKITDTFIKNRLQKVRRRLETKYGLVQAERPFVTREPGRVGEELGAEQHSTRLTVDEKVKRTLETYSFGSVNSFKQYLSCEGIVMNTKAGRSQSGITYQHVNSGGADNRPIKASNLPSRPTYARLTELFSNREDQHKKECRVVESLIEKRLALYRSLTETEFKQTLRQLSIEIRETDGAYLYIRNQTRAVIHETELEKQFSREVLVKNFSEQTERKPVEKSKPVSQSPQDSIVRKQNLVATSETRAHKREATRFTESTTVQSKNKVVEEKSEKQTKISVVLDQTAGLPEKPAGEEQVQGKVKKKQKKNLTKKIRRM